Within Suricata suricatta isolate VVHF042 chromosome 12, meerkat_22Aug2017_6uvM2_HiC, whole genome shotgun sequence, the genomic segment TTGAAGTTCCCACCAAGCATGGTCAGTGGGGTACCTTTAGGTGCCTGGTAGTTCTCAGTTTGGGTCGTAACTAGATGGAATTTGATTTAATGAATTTCATTGTTTTAGGATGGGGCCAATTCTATACAAGTAAAACAATGGGaattatattttaagtgctttctttgtaattttttgagagagaaagagcatgagtggggaaggggcaaagaggcagggaggtggacagaagatctttttttttttttttttacagtttttaaaacaagCTCTGGccagttttattaaagaaaaattgtgatTCACTTTTCACCAGTCTGTTCTGGCATGCTTCGAAtgatatcagaatcacctggatcAATGATAGCCAGTGTGCACACTCTGTAGTATTTCCCACAAGCTGTGCCCAATTCAGTATTACTGCCACTGTAGTGATGGACACGGGTTTTGGCCAACATGGCGTAGTATTCTATTTCGGATTTCCTCAAGGCTGGACAGTTGTTGGCGAGGATGACCAGTTTCGCTTTGCCACGTCTGATCATTTTCAGAGTCTGCTTGTACCCCAGCACGTACTTTCCACTTTTCATAACGAGTTGGAGCCTAGAGTTGATGGACTCCAGcgactttttcatcttctttgcgGCCACCATCTTCCTGCCTTAGGTGCGGGACGGACCCAACCAAAAGCAGCCGCCAAgatggcagggagggagaaaggcggtggacagaagatctgaagcaggctctgcgctgacagcaggtaGCACTAGacttgaattcaggaactgtgagatcatgagctgagctgaggtgggacgctcaacggactgagacacccaggtgccccacatcttttttaaaaaatgaagtagggttgcctgagtggctcagtcggttaagcacctgacttcaactcaggtcatgatctcagaggtggtgggtttgagccccgtgttgggctctgtgctgacagctcagagcctgaggagcctgcttcggattctgtgtctccatctttctgcccctccctcactcatgctctgtctctctctatgtctcaaaaataaaataaattaaattaaattaaataataaaataaaagaaataaaataaaataagaaactacCAGTAGAAGCTGGTTGTAGATTAGGCAGAAATGGAGAAGCTGGTATTCAAAGGAACCAAGCTGGGAAATGCTGTCCTGATACATCATAAATCCTTCAGAATATATGAAATGGAGTGGAGAGGAAGTGGAAagacaaggaaggagagaagggacagagggaggaagaggtgcGTTCTCATTTCCATGTTCCAATCACTTCAGAAAAGGTTAATGGCTAACACTATTTCCCTGGCCCAAAAATAAGGATCCCTTTTCctcctcagttttctctctttcattagtggagttggcaggaaaaaaaacccgTAGCCCGAAGGCAAATCCTGCACTCCGGATTATGTTGTCAGACCTAATTCAAATTCTTACTTGAAACCTGGTTTATTTCAGGGCTGGACGTTTCCcttgaaaaaaacattatttaaggACAAGCaggtttagtttgtttttatgtctAATCCTTTATTGATCATCAGCTCAGGGCGCCAAGCCCGACCAGGTGAACGGGGTGGAGAGGGACAAAAGGACTTCCCCAGAAACCGCCTCCTGCCCAGGTACAGTGACTCAGCACAAGTGGGGAACAGTGCCCACCCCGGTGGcagaggaggagcctgggaggAGGTCCCATCCCTCTCTGAAAATCTGCctctctgaagaaaaagaaaaaattggccCTGCACCTAGCCATTTGACACGTAACCTCCGGAGCATGCGGGATATTTTTCCCTCTAACAATGTCCTTAGTGGCTCAGGGGGTACAGCACGCTAGCAAAAGGAGAGAATTATCTTCTTGTTTTCTCAGTCCCGCCAACAATCCAAAAGAGAAAGTTTCAGTTCAGTGCCAGCGTGTCATTAATTTCGGTACCATTTGCTAATAATCTGTCCCGGCCACAGAGAACAGACCTCAGAGTCAGACGTTAGCTAGCTAGAATTTAGTAACACTGTTTTGCTTTCATTATATTTAGGTTGGAGATGCCTtgtaattgcatttttttttcattcacaaaTGTGGTTTACAGtttccttttaagaaatgtaGTTTACAAAAAGGGAGTTGATTTAGAGAAACGTATCAGGTAAGTGATGTGGTGTAGATTATGAAGGTGACATCTGGGAGACCTCACTGAGCCTCATCTTTATGCTATGCTTATGACCCTCTGCACGAGACCCGCAGGGCTGTCGGAGGGGAGAAGCTAGTACTGACAGAGAGAAACTCCACTGTGCATTCATATTCCACTCACCCTCCGTGTCTCCACCCTACTGCCTAGGCTTTCCCTCTGCTTATATCATATTCAGTAGTGTTTCGAGATCTTACTCTAAGAAATTTTCCTCTCCTGAGATCTTATAGACCTTGAAATTGTAGTAATACCCAATACGTATCATTTACCACTTGCCAGGCTGTGTTTTAGCACTTTATATAAGCTAAACTGTCTGCTTCACAGACTAACCCTGTGAAACTGATCCTtctattatttcccttttacagataagggcaccaaagcacagagaggtgaagcaactagctcaaggtcacacagtttatGAGGAACCCTGGAAGTATGAGATAAGAACCAttgtccttggggcacctgggtggctcagtccattgagtgtctgatttcagctcaggtccggatctcatggtccatgtgttcaagccccatgtgattCTGtggcgacagctcagagcctggagcctgctttggattctgtgtctccctctctctctgcccctcccccgctcattctctctctctctctctctctctctctctctctctctctctctctctctctctcaaaaataagttaaaaatattaatttaaaaaattaggggcacctgggtggctcagtcagttaagcgtctgacttcagctcaggtcatgatctcacagttcgtgggtttgaactccatgtccagctctgtgctgacggctcagagcctggtgcctgcttcagatcctgcatttccctctttctctgcccctctcccgcctgtgctctttctctctctcaaaaataaacattaaacttgaaaaattacaaaaagaaattaaaacaactgAAGGCAAAGACTCTAGAGTGAAAGCCAGAAAGAGAGCGAAGATTGTGGGGAGCAGTGAGCAGTGTCATGTGTGGATCTAGGGAGGTGGGGACCAGAGATGGGGCTGCATGAGGACTGGGCTTTTCCCTTGGGGAGCCGGAGGAGGCTTTTCAACCCAGAGTGTTTGATCAGATTTTAATCAAGGCCTGTCTCTGGGTCAAGGGCAAGCAAATAAGGTGATGGTGGAAGGAGGGGCTTTTCAGGGCTCACTAAGGGGCCCCCTGAGCCATCTATGCGCGAAGGGGTCCTCGTGGTGCCTGTTGAGGGCAGAGCTATGGCTGTGTAAATTATTCaacaattttattgaaaataaattcatgCTCAAGGTAAAACattcaaaaggtacaaaagaaTGTACCGGTCGAGTGAAACATAAGTGCCtatgcccagcccagagccctccCCAGAGGCAAACACTGCTAAGAGTCTCTTGTAAGCCTTTCAGAAAttgttcctgctctctctggaGATACGTCTGTGTGTATatcctttaaacacacacacacaatcatactgtctggcttttgcttttcttgcatAACACACTTAGGGCTTTCTCAGTATCAGATGTGCAGATCTTTTTCAACCTTTTTACTCTCCCCATCATATCCCACACTATGAGTGGACTAAGGCACATTTAACCTATTCTGAGATACTCGAGTTTGAGGTTTTGGCCACATGAGCAAATACATCAGTAAGAAACGTGCCTGGTCGTGGAACTGCTGGGTCAAGAGGGTGTGTGCATTTGTTGGTGAGATGCCTCAGTTTGTCTTCATAGGATGGTTTGGGAGTCCGGCCAACActggctggcttcccccagagtgaGTGACTCCAGAGATCGGGGCAGAAGCTGGGCGGTCTCTTATGGCCTGGCCTCAAGTCAGACGCCATCACTGCCGCTGCCACTTTTAGCGCTCACGCAGATCAGCCGCCTTCAGCGTGAGCGGcggagtgtgaggaggggagggtcactGTGGGCCATCTTGGAGCCTGCCTTCCACacgttgtttgtttgtttgtttgtttgtttgtttcaactaAACATGCAATAAAACTAACTCTTTTCTTTGTGGGGGGGTGTGTATAGGTCTAGGAATGTTAACACGTGCATTTGTGTAACCACCACCGCAGACAGGAAACAGAAGAGTTCCATCACCCCTCAGAAAACCCTTGTGTTTCCCATTATAGTGACAcactctctccacccctcacaTGTGTTAACCGCTGATCTATCACTGTAGTTTTTGTCTTTCAGAGAAGGTCACATAAATGgaagcctaggggcgcctgggtggctcagtcggtcaagcgtccggcttcggcttaggtgatgatctcacggttcctgggttccagccccacgtcgggctctgtgctgacagctaggtcagggcctggagactgtcttcagattctgtgtctccctctctctctaaccctcccctgctcgtgctgtctctctctgtctctcaaaattaaataaaaaacagaaaaaatattttttaaataaataaataaatggaagccTATAGCATGGCACCTTCTGaaactggtttctttcactcagcataaagcCATGGAGATTCGTCTAAATTGTAGCAGGTGTCAAtagctcattccttttcattgctgagctgtgttccattttatggatggacCACATTCTGTTTCTGATGTACCCATTGTGGGGGAAATCCAAATTGGGAGGGaacatgaataaagctgctaggaGTATTCATGTACCAGACTCTCTCCCCTGTCCTTCTACTCTGATGAAGACCACTGTGTTAAATCTTTTGACATTGGGCCACAGGTCCCTGGaccatgcttatttttttttcaacctttttccCTCTGTTGTTCAGATGGGGCAATTTCTACTGACCTGTCTTTGAGCTCATAGATTCTTTGTTCCTAGTGACATCTCCGTTCTGCTATTGAGTTTATCCattgagtttttaaagttttggttattgtatttttccatttcaaatctGTCTTtggttggagcacctgggtgacttggttggttaaacccatgtccacctttggctcaggtcatgatcttgcagttcgtgagttcaagccccatgtcgggttctgtgctgacagctcagagtctgagcctgcttcagattctgtgtctccctctctttctgcccctaacctgctagcactctgtctgtctttctctctcaaagataaataaacattaaaaagctttttaaataaaaaatgtatatattttgtgtatgtcCATATACCAAATGgagattttaatatatatctGGTATTTATGAAAAAGCTGAAGAAAGCTCAGTCTTCACCCTTACTtcttggagtctttttttttttttttttttactgtttatttttgagagagacagacagacagagtccGAGCGGGGAAAgtgtagagagacagggagacacaatctgaagcaggctccaggctctgagctgtcagcacagagcccgatgtgaagctcgctagaactcacgaaccatgagatcatgacctgagccgaagtcagacgcttaaccgagtgagccacccaggagcccctccctggATTATTTTTACAGCAGTTGCTTTGAGGGCTTTTCCAGATCATTCCAACACCTTAGAGTTGGCATCCTTTGTCTTTTCCTGAGCAAGCTATGTTCCTGCTTCTTTGTAATGCGAGTGATTGGCCCTGGACATTGTTAATATTGTGTTATGAGCTCTGGGTTACATTTAAATCCTGCAGAGAATATTGATGTGTTCGTCTTAGCAGGTAATTGGCAAAGTCGGTTCAAGCCACAAGCTCTGCCTGCCTTCTCTGGGTTGTGGTTCTGGTGTCAGTCCTCTGTGATGCCATGTGCACTGCCCCAATGAGTGTCACTCACTGGCCGGAACCCTGGTGCCAGCCTAGTTCGTGATTCAACTTCTCAAGGTGTGCAGTGAGGTGTTTAGGCTGACCCACTCATGCGCAGCTAGTGGGTGAGCCCAGAAGTCCATAAATAACTTTGTGGGGTCATTTTCCCAAGTCCTCTCTCCCTGCCGACTCCTGGTAACTTTAGGGTTCCCTGAAGCATTATTTACCCAACTCTGATGTGCATTTTCCACAGCTGCACCCGCATCTGGGGCCAAAGCAATACCTGTTCATCCCACCATCTTGGGACCACAGCTCCTCCAGTTAGAGAGGAAGGTTCTCCTTCCTCATAGTTTCAGGCTCCCGTAGGCACCTACCACTACCTCTACCACCGGGAAGGCCTTCGGGCTAGGATACAagagaatgaggaaatgaaataggAATCAACCTCATCTCTCTGAGGGTTAAGAGACCTCACTCGTGTTTCTGGAGCCAGAACTAGAAGATGTCCCTCCactccttttgtttttcaatgtttatttaatttttgagagacagagagacagagcgtgagcagggaaggggcagagacagaaggagacacagaatctgaagcaggctccaggccctaagctgtcagctcagagcccgacgcggggctcgaactcacaaaccgtgagatcatgacctgagccaaagtcggctgcttaactgactgagccacccaagtgccccccaccccttttttaaatgtttatttatttttgagagagagcatgaacaggggcggggcagagagtgagggaatccgaagctgagctgtcagcacagagcccgacgtggggcttgcacccataaactatgagatcatgacctgagctgaagtctgaccctcaaccgactgagccacccaggcgcctctagaagGTGTCTCCTGACCCTCCTTCCACTTGCGCTGATGCCCACCTCTAGGTTCGGGGCTGCACTGACACGAGCCCAGGGAACACCAGAGGGAAAAACAAGTGTAAACTCACTGCCAGGTTGGTGGTACTTCTTCCCCGGTCTGCCTGCTACCGTTGACTTTTCAGAGCCTGCCCGAACTGCTCCGTGCCTCTCTCCAGAGTTTGCTCTCTTCAGCAGCAGAGGTGGGGCGGAGACTCCTCAACCCCCTACTGGAGCTGGAGGCACGACCTGGGTTTCATCACATCAGCCCCTCTGGCGGGCGAGCACCTCGTGGACTGACAGGCCTAGGTCGGGCATGACAAGGCTTGTGGGGTGGCCCGGGGAACACTCACAGAAATGCTCGTAGGTCAAGTCTTAAAGATGGGTGGTTGTTTTTGGAAGGCTGGATTGGGGGGTAGAGCTCGCAGGCAGGGGGATCAGCATGAGTGATGGGGTTTAAGAGCAGATCTGGGGAGTCTGGGGCACGGGGCTGCAGGATGGAGGCAGGGTGAAGGGGGAGGACCATGGGAGAGAAATCTAGACAATAGGCTGCGACTCCACATTGGGAGATGATGAGTGGTTGGTTGCTGATTTCTATGTGTTGAAGAAAAAGGCCAGGTAGTGTTTTCCACTAGTGTGCACAGAAaggaagcccccacccccagacccgaGACAGGATGTGGGGATGCGCGTGGGCGTCTGAGGCGTTGGCAGGGAAAAATGGCATCTAGGCTGAGGCCAATGTCCCAGTTCCTGTGGAGGAAGAAGGCACAACATTACAGCTGCTGAAAGGGGACGCCATGCTGCTGCAGCTTTTCTTGTGTCAGATGATCTGTGAGAGGAGCCAAGGGCATGTCTGCTTCTGTTCTAAGGTTAATAAATCTCACATTCCCCAGGGGCTTACTCTAAATTAAGGGGGGGCGAGAGGAGAGGGTGGAGGACCAGGTGAGAGTTTATgctgtatttacttttgagagagagaaagggagagagcatgaacatgagcaggggagaggcagagagagagagagacacacacacacacacagaatccaaagcagactccaggctctagctgtcagcacagaacctgactcggggcttgaactcctgaaccacgagatcatggcctgacctgaagtcagacacttaactgactgagccacccaagtgcccctactacatcctttttaatattttttaaaatctttgcatatatattgttgcaaataaatttctaatttaaatttatttaaatttattttatttttaaaataaatttagtaatttaCTAAACTTGGTAGCTTAAAACAGTGGACATGTATTACTTCATGTAGTTTCTGAGAGTTGGGAATCTGGGATCAGCTTTgttgggtggttctggctcagggtctttCATGAGGTTGAGTCAAGATAGCCAGGGTTGCactcatctgaaggcttgactggggctggagggccTACTTCCAAGATGGCTCATCCATGTGACTGTTGGCAAGAGTTATTCCCTATGTGGCCCTTTCCACAGGGCTGCTCATGATACAGCAGCTGTTTTCCCAGaacagggggggaggggggagaatggTCATACAAACCTTTGCTGTTCAGTATGGGAGGGGACTACACAAGGATTTGAATATAATGTGCATAAGGGGGTCACTGAGGATGACCTTGGGAGCTGGTGACCATAACATGTGGATAGATCACTACCAGTTCAAgttcttttgtaaatttaaagGGATCACTAAGACTTCGTTATCGAGAAAGAGCAAGTTGCTTTTTTATATAATCTTACTTAAACACAAAACCTATATATGCCTATTAAACATGCATatgtaaatgtaaagaaaaggtCTGGAAGGATACACTTAAAACCACCTAGCTATATTACCTCTGGGGAGTGAGATGGAATGAAATGTTGTGGAAAGGAACTTATCACTCttccacatatttttctttgtggctTGGAACATTGGGTTACTGTTCTAATTTTATGTTGCTGGGGATCAAACCAACCCAACCTTAGCGGTACAAAGCACcaatccttggggcgcctggatggctaagtcggttaagcatctgacttgggctcagttaatgatctcactgtttgtgtgtttaagtcctgcattgggctttgtgatgacagctcagagcctggagcctctgattctgagtcttcctctctgtctgcccctcccccactcacccttggtctctctctctctctcgaaaataaataaacattaaaaaaataaaaataaaaatatttacaaaacatcaGTCCTTGTATTCTGCTAATAGTCTATTAGCTGGGAATTTGGGAGAGGCCCAGCAGAACTCATTTGCCTCTGCTCCGTGTCTGGGCCTATGACAGTGGGAGGTGACCTAATTTTTGGCACCTGGGCTCAGATAGGGCCAGTGTTCAGAACACCTGCACATGTCCTCTCAGTGTGGCTCAAGATTCCTCATGGAATGGAAACTGTGCTCCAAGAGAAAGTGTCCTTGAAGGAAGCATCTGGAAAGTGGATATTTCAAGAGAACGAGGCAAATCTGGGTGTCTTTTATGACCCAATCTCAGAAGTCACATAGCATCATGTCTGTCATACTCTACTGGTTAAATCATCCAGAAGCCTGCTCAGATTTGAAGGAGAACATTGACTTCCTCTCTCAATAGGAGTGTGAACAAAtatgcagaaacaaacaaacaggggtgcctgtggctcagttggttaagcggttaagtgacccacttcggctcaggtcatgacctcacggttcgagagtccaagccctgcatcaggctctctgctgtctgctgcccccttctgtctctgcccctcccctgtttgcgtgcactctctgtctctctcaaaaataaacattaaaaaaataataaaaaaaccaaacctgccacagttttataattttaaaatctatttcaggTAAAAAGTGGGAAATAAAACTGGAAGGCTGCCTTTCCTGAGGCTCCCTTTTCTGGGAGCATCTACCCCTTGAGCTTGAGAATTtcagagaaattgagaaaacttGACAATTACAACTTATGTAACTTACAAGCTATACAAGCTATTCACCTCacagttcttttttgttgttgtttcttttctgtacCAGGAACCAAGCCCTTtaagtaaatattcattataGATTTATTTGTTCCCCATGCCTTGTTCCAAAAAGGATTTGAGGAAGCTTATAAGAATTCATACAGCACAATCATatgatcaaaatatataaatagaacaaGAAACTAAggtgaagggaaaggaaagttgaAACAGTAAGTT encodes:
- the LOC115274713 gene encoding 60S ribosomal protein L30-like produces the protein MVAAKKMKKSLESINSRLQLVMKSGKYVLGYKQTLKMIRRGKAKLVILANNCPALRKSEIEYYAMLAKTRVHHYSGSNTELGTACGKYYRVCTLAIIDPGDSDIIRSMPEQTGEK